From a single Pelmatolapia mariae isolate MD_Pm_ZW linkage group LG20, Pm_UMD_F_2, whole genome shotgun sequence genomic region:
- the gpr61 gene encoding G-protein coupled receptor 61, whose product MERPVTPSPSWNTSFSLFSPSLQPNISNVTSPTTSIPGGIDLNRSLALCAMLIMNMLAVVGNLAVIIVITKTPQLRKFAFVFHLCLVDLVAALVLMPLGMLSDQILVDEALCRSYLCLSVCLVSAVILTICAINVERYYYIVHPMRHEVKMTVGVVVMVLIGIWIKAVVMSVLPLLGRLLQGNQGLGASSLLVPTQRHCSLHWTGGGITRLVFMVFFTVIYFLCPMLIILVVYCNMFKVARVAAMQHGPLPTWMDTPRQRSESVSSHSTMAASLGGTGSRTTPQRTFSGGKAAVVLVAVGGQFFCCWLPYFSFHLYSAVVSTSPASLAQLEDVVTWIGYFCFTSNPFFYGCLNRQIREELSRHLACLFKRAGPRGEQLPSREASIEENFLQFLQGTGCNLEPCNSHSRASLELPETEDLQESAVQQHTPADFHIPGQILEETSEFIQQQQLNNELHVSENCFKTVPEL is encoded by the coding sequence ATGGAGCGTCCTGTCACACCAAGCCCCTCCTGGAACActtctttctccctgttttcACCCTCACTGCAGCCAAACATCTCTAATGTCACCTCACCCACGACGAGCATCCCAGGTGGGATAGATTTGAATCGCTCCTTGGCACTGTGTGCTATGCTCATTATGAACATGCTGGCAGTGGTGGGCAACTTGGCTGTGATCATTGTCATCACCAAAACGCCGCAGCTGCGTAAGTTTGCCTTCGTCTTCCACCTCTGTCTGGTGGATCTGGTGGCAGCGCTTGTGTTGATGCCTCTGGGGATGCTGTCAGATCAAATCCTGGTGGACGAAGCGCTGTGTCGGAGCTACCTCTGCTTGAGTGTATGTCTAGTGAGCGCTGTCATCCTCACCATATGTGCGATCAATGTGGAGCGCTATTACTACATTGTCCACCCCATGCGTCACGAGGTAAAGATGACAGTgggggtggtggtgatggtaCTAATAGGAATCTGGATTAAAGCTGTTGTCATGTCGGTACTTCCACTCCTGGGCCGGCTGCTCCAGGGAAACCAGGGTCTGGGGGCTTCTTCCCTCCTCgttcccactcagagacactgCTCCCTCCACTGGACAGGTGGCGGGATCACACGCCTGGTCTTCATGGTTTTCTTTACAGTCATCTATTTTCTGTGCCCTATGCTGATCATACTGGTGGTCTACTGCAACATGTTTAAGGTGGCACGAGTAGCAGCCATGCAGCACGGCCCCCTCCCCACTTGGATGGACACTCCAAGACAACGATCCGAGTCTGTGAGCAGCCATTCAACCATGGCAGCTAGCCTCGGAGGAACTGGTTCCCGCACCACCCCTCAAAGGACCTTCAGTGGGGGGAAGGCTGCAGTGGTTCTAGTGGCGGTGGGAGGCCAGttcttctgctgctggctgCCATATTTTTCATTCCACCTTTACTCGGCTGTAGTGTCTACCTCCCCTGCTTCACTAGCCCAGCTGGAGGATGTGGTGACATGGATTGGCTACTTCTGCTTCACATCCAACCCCTTCTTCTACGGTTGCCTGAACCGTCAGATCCGCGAGGAGCTGAGCCGCCACTTGGCTTGCCTTTTCAAGCGCGCTGGGCCCAGAGGAGAGCAGCTGCCCAGCCGAGAGGCCTCTATTGAGGAAAACTTTTTGCAGTTCCTTCAGGGCACTGGATGCAATCTGGAGCCCTGCAACTCTCACAGCAGAGCCAGCCTAGAGTTGCCGGAGACTGAGGATCTTCAGGAATCAGCTGTTCAGCAGCACACGCCAGCTGACTTCCACATCCCAGGGCAGATCCTTGAGGAAACCTCAGAGTTCATACAGCAACAACAGCTGAACAATGAGCTCCATGTATCAGAGAACTGCTTCAAAACTGTACCAGAGCTGTAG